The sequence ATATATCAGTAAatctgtttttgtttcatttgttATTGATTTTATTTGAACTTGCAGTGGATCATCTTGTAAACAATGCTGGAATAATGCAAATTTCAATGTTCGAAAACATTGAAGAAATAACTAGGACAAGAGCAGTTATGGTAATGTTACACTTATCGTGATAAATAGGATCCAATCTTTCtaactattatttttaattagaataCAGACTAAATCTTATTTTTGTACCAGGATACTAACTTTTGGGGAGCGGTTTATACAACTCGTGCTGCGCTTCCGTACCTTCGACAAAGCAATGGTAAGATTGTGGCTATGTCGTCCTCTGCGGCATGGCTAACCGCCCCAAGGATGAGCTTTTATAATGTAAGTCACTATATAAACACATCTCTCATGATTAGTAAAGCAGCTTTACTGGACGTAAGGTTTAATTGTGAGGAATTGTTACGTGATTATGTTGACTAGGCTAGCAAAGCAGCTTTGTTGAACTTCTTCGAGACGTTGAGGATTGAGCTTGGTAGCGATGTACACATTACAATCGTCACACCTGGTTATATTGAATCTGAACTCACACAAGGCAAGTACGTCTCTGGTGAAGGCGAGCTAGTAGTCAACCAAGACATTAGAGATGTAAGTCAAAGGCTAACTCCTTAATCTACATGTACATTGATGAATAATTATGACTTGTGTCGTTGTTGATAGAATGTTCATTTGCAAAATTAGGTTCAAATTGGAGCATTTCCGGTAACGTCAGTATCAGGTTGTGCCAAGGGGATAGTGAAAGGTGTGTGTAGGAAAGAGAGATACGTGACCGAACCATCGTGGTTTAAGGTGACGTACCTTTGGAAAGTGTTTTGTCCGGAACTGATCGAGTGGGGTTGCAGATTGATGTTCTTGTCCGGACATGGTACGCCGGAGGAAAATGCACTCAACAAGAAGATCCTGGACATACCTGGTGTACGTAGTGCTCTATACCCTGAATCTATCAGAACGCCAGAAATCAAGTCGGAGTAGAGTGAGGTTGATACTTAATAAGTGTCTCATAAAGTGGAGCCATGTTTTGTAAATGGACTTTCTATTATGCACATGTTACTATGATGTATCTGTTTGTTTATGTCTATAAGAATAAGTGAACTTTGGAGCTCCAAACACGAATACAGACTGGAGAGTATCCAACCAAGCTCAACTAGCAATTTTCCAACCAAGAGCCAGAGTGGAGAAATCACTTTTGATTAGGTTACGTATCTCTTAAAAACGAAATTACTACACAAAAGAAGTCTATATGATTGTTTGCTCAATCCTACTATATTTTAGATTCTTATCAAGATccatttttaatcatttgtttttttttgataaaccctAAGTAGGAACGCACTTAGTGCTATAGAATGGACCACACTGTTGATCTGAGTTTGGAATATCTTCTCATTAATTTCAGAGGGTAAACTGATCATCTGTTACGATTTACATGAATTTATCATGTAAACTACTTGGGTCAAAATCCAAATTCAGACTAACCAAATGATGATAATTTAGTTCTTAGTTCttaggagaaatccagcctaaAACTGATGTGGATACACACCAAAATCCAAGAAATTGCCTTTTTTGGAGTTGTTATGGAGTTGTTTACAATGCAAATGGTTCAGTTTCTTTTTGGCTAGGATATTAACAGCTCGAAGCAGAGAATACTAGTCCAGAAGATATTTTGAACCCACAATCCCAAAGAACTTGCAGAATATGACAAGAGAGGATCGGAAAAACGATGCTCAGGATCTTGTTGATCAAAACCATCTCCTTGACCTTGTCTTTCACCTTCACAAGAAActaattgtataatttatagATTAGTTTCACATCCAGTTTCAGGTTTTGGAAGGCCGACCACT is a genomic window of Brassica napus cultivar Da-Ae chromosome A2, Da-Ae, whole genome shotgun sequence containing:
- the LOC106403171 gene encoding 11-beta-hydroxysteroid dehydrogenase 1B-like (The RefSeq protein has 2 substitutions compared to this genomic sequence) translates to MELINDFLNLTAPFFTFFGLCFFLPPFYFSKFVQSIFSTISSENVYGKVVLITGASSGIGEQLAYEYASKGACLALTARRKNRLEEVAEIAREVGSPNVVTVHADVSKPDDCRRIVDETISHFGRLDHLVNNAGIMQISMFENIEEITRTRAVMDTNFWGAVYTTRAALPYLRQSNGKIVAMSSSAAWLTAPRMSFYNASKAALLNFFETLRIELGSDVHITIVTPGYIESELTQGKYVSGEGELVVNQDIRDVQIGAFPVTSVSGCAKGIVKGVCRKERYVTEPSWFKVTYLWKVFCPELIEWGCRLMFLSGHGTPEENALNKKILDIPGVRSALYPESIRTPEIKSE